A single genomic interval of Adhaeribacter pallidiroseus harbors:
- a CDS encoding carboxylesterase/lipase family protein produces MANNRRSFLQKLGLGTTALGLSSAFSLPTLAGSAKAKKEEEEQILYIGEKIAIANTAYGKVRGFKLRGIYTYLGIPYGADTSGENRFMPPKKPNPWTEVKPAIWWGNTAPQNMEKRYADPVSSFIDHWNYDDVSEDCLRLNVWTPAIADGKKRPVIVWLHGGGYTNGNAIEQDGYHGENISRRGDVVYVSINHRLGPMGFANFAGANAAKYAASGNVGMLDCVAALEWVKANITNFGGDPGSVTIIGQSGGGGKVCTLMAMPSAKGLFHKGVALSGATLKVTEKETSEKLGAYILQEAGLTNDQVDKLQTLPWKEYYEIATRASKKLADEMKAAGKRGGGWAPVADGNFLTQHPFDPVASPLSADVPLILCSTLNESSPSRSDASLENITLDAVKEKVKDRFGENASKVIDSYAKAFPERKPIEIWSMAVSNRQNVVTLANAKSKQKAPVYVAWFGWQPPLFDNRMRAFHCSDISFWFYNTDLMYTHTGGGSRPRKLSAKMADSFLKFARTGNPNGGGLPTWPRYTPENGETMFLDDVPVIKNDPDREARKALA; encoded by the coding sequence ATGGCAAATAACCGTAGAAGTTTCCTGCAAAAGCTTGGGTTAGGCACTACCGCCTTAGGTCTGAGTTCTGCTTTTTCGTTGCCCACGTTGGCAGGTTCCGCGAAAGCAAAAAAGGAGGAAGAAGAACAAATTTTGTATATCGGCGAAAAAATCGCGATTGCCAATACGGCTTATGGCAAAGTAAGGGGTTTTAAACTCAGAGGCATTTACACTTATCTGGGCATTCCGTACGGTGCCGATACTTCCGGTGAAAACCGGTTTATGCCGCCCAAAAAACCAAACCCTTGGACCGAGGTAAAGCCCGCTATCTGGTGGGGCAATACCGCGCCGCAAAACATGGAAAAGCGCTACGCCGACCCGGTAAGTTCGTTTATCGACCACTGGAACTACGACGATGTGAGCGAAGATTGTTTGCGCCTGAACGTATGGACACCCGCAATCGCTGACGGTAAAAAACGGCCGGTAATCGTGTGGTTGCACGGTGGCGGGTATACCAACGGCAACGCCATTGAGCAAGACGGTTACCACGGCGAAAATATCAGCCGCCGCGGTGATGTGGTGTATGTTTCGATTAATCACCGTTTGGGGCCGATGGGCTTTGCCAACTTTGCCGGCGCTAATGCTGCCAAGTACGCGGCCTCGGGTAACGTGGGTATGCTGGATTGCGTAGCGGCCCTGGAATGGGTAAAAGCCAATATCACCAACTTTGGCGGCGACCCGGGCAGTGTTACCATTATTGGCCAGTCGGGTGGTGGCGGTAAGGTGTGTACTTTAATGGCCATGCCTTCGGCGAAAGGCTTATTTCATAAAGGCGTAGCCTTGAGTGGCGCAACTTTAAAAGTTACCGAAAAAGAAACATCCGAAAAACTAGGGGCTTATATATTACAGGAAGCCGGTTTAACCAACGACCAGGTTGATAAACTACAAACGCTGCCCTGGAAAGAATACTACGAAATAGCCACCCGGGCCAGTAAAAAATTAGCCGACGAAATGAAAGCCGCTGGTAAGCGAGGCGGTGGCTGGGCACCGGTAGCCGATGGTAATTTCCTAACGCAACATCCTTTCGATCCGGTAGCCTCTCCCCTGTCCGCGGATGTTCCGTTAATACTGTGTTCTACACTGAATGAGTCGTCGCCGAGCCGCTCCGATGCTTCGCTGGAAAACATTACCCTGGATGCTGTAAAAGAAAAAGTAAAAGACCGGTTTGGCGAAAATGCCAGCAAAGTAATCGATTCGTATGCCAAAGCTTTCCCCGAAAGAAAACCCATTGAAATCTGGTCGATGGCGGTGAGTAACCGGCAGAATGTAGTAACCCTGGCTAATGCGAAATCGAAGCAAAAAGCGCCGGTGTACGTGGCCTGGTTTGGCTGGCAACCACCCTTATTCGATAACCGCATGCGCGCCTTCCATTGCAGCGATATCAGCTTCTGGTTTTACAATACCGATTTAATGTATACGCATACGGGCGGCGGTTCGCGCCCTCGAAAACTTTCGGCTAAAATGGCGGACTCTTTTTTAAAATTTGCTCGTACCGGCAACCCGAATGGCGGCGGTTTACCTACCTGGCCCCGTTACACTCCCGAAAATGGCGAAACCATGTTCCTGGATGATGTGCCCGTGATTAAAAACGACCCCGACCGCGAAGCGCGCAAAGCTTTGGCCTAA